The following are encoded in a window of Eschrichtius robustus isolate mEscRob2 chromosome 1, mEscRob2.pri, whole genome shotgun sequence genomic DNA:
- the FAM161B gene encoding protein FAM161B isoform X3, whose product MTVGRSAGDSDGAQWSRQIFPPKSSSDTEAEEELCGDGLVLPRAGKLSEFISPEEETDSTSDSTASFYETLQALRQKGRWCLLESLYLSDPDSDESLSEDDEDLESFFQDKGRGKPQVQSPPSPRCGSMRRCSSLSNLPSDLPKAKPQPPSSSRPLSQHRSISSWASSITVPQPFRMTLREAGKKAQWLASPASFEHERQQAQKQGQEEAECHRQFRAQPVPAHVYLPLYQEIMERNEARRQAGIQKRKELLLSSLKPFSFLGKDEQRKKAIQQRDLVATAKAKVPKQKATRRIPKSILEPALGDKLQEAELLRKIRIQMRALDMLQMASSPIASSSGRADSQPRIATRTREEKLGFLHTDFGFQPRVNPAVPDYEELYKAFQKRAAKRRDTQEVTRNKPFLLRTASLRRTPRPCDAAASEGRRESPQPPGTPLPRSRSLSGLASLSANTLPVHITDATRKRESAVRRSLEKKDKADQSTQWSEMHKKKCQAISKSVTLRAKAMDPHKSLEEVFKAKLKENRNNDRKRAKEYKKELEEMKKRIQIRPYLFEQVTKDLARKEAEQRYRDTLRHAGLDEDFVRNKGQGNQALQWKEQSEVRDCPR is encoded by the exons atatttccCCCCAAATCCTCCTCAGACACAGAGGCAGAAGAGGAGCTGTGTGGGGATGGGCTGGTTTTGCCCAGGGCTGGCAAACTCAGTGAGTTCATCAGCCCAGAGGAGGAGACAGATTCTACTTCTGACTCAACTGCGAGTTTTTACGAGACCCTGCAGGCACTAAGGCAGAAAGGCAGGTGGTGCCTGTTGGAATCCCTTTATCTGTCTGACCCAGACAGTGATGAAAGCCTCTCTGAAGATGATGAGGACCTGGAGAGTTTCTTCCAAGACAAAGGCAGGGGGAAGCCGCAGGTGCAGTCCCCCCCGTCTCCGAG GTGTGGCTCCATGAGGCGCTGCAGCTCCTTGAGCAACCTGCCCTCCGATCTTCCCAAGGCTAAGCCTCAGCCACCCTCcagctccaggcctctctcccagcACAGAAGCATCAGCTCCTGGGCATCATCCATCACCGTCCCTCAGCCGTTCCGCATGACGCTGCGCGAGGCCGGGAAGAAGGCCCAGTGGCTGGCCTCGCCTGCCTCCTTTGAGCATGAGAGGCAGCAGGCCCAGAAGCAGGGCCAGGAGGAGGCCGAGTGCCACCGGCAGTTCCGGGCACAGCCTGTGCCTGCACACGTCTACCTGCCCCTCTACCAGGAGATCATGGAGCGCAACGAGGCACGCAGGCAGGCAGGGATCCAGAAGAGGAAGGAGCTGCTTCTCTCTTCCTTGAAGCCCTTCAGCTTCCTGGGGAAGGACGAGCAGCGAAAGAAAGCCATTCAGCAGAGGGACCTGGTCGCCACAGCTAAGGCCAAAGTCCCCAAGCAGAAGGCCACCAGGAggatccccaagtccattctggAGCCAGCCCTTGGGGACAAACTCCAGG AAGCTGAGCTCTTGAGGAAAATTCGCATCCAGATGAGAGCCCTGGACATGCTCCAGATGGCCTCCTCCCCCATCGCTTCCTCCAGTGGCCGGGCTGACTCACAGCCTCGAATAGCCACCCGGACCCGGGAGGAGAAGCTTGGGTTTCTGCACACTGACTTTGGATTCCAGCCTCGGGTGAATCCTGCCGTCCCTGACTATGAAGAACTTTACAAGGCCTTCCAGAAAAGAGCTGCCAAGAGAAGAGACACCCAGGAGGTGACTCGCAACAAGCCCTTCTTGCTGAGAACCGCCAGTCTGCGTCGTACTCCTCGGCCCTGTGATGCTGCCGCCTCTGAAGGGAGGAGG GAATCTCCACAGCCACCCGGCACACCCCTACCAAGGAGTCGTTCTCTGAGTGGCCTTGCTTCCCTCTCTGCCAACACCCTCCCCGTGCACATCACAGACGCCACCAGGAAGAGGGAATCTGCAGTCAG ACGTTCACTTGAGAAAAAGGACAAAGCAGATCAAAGTACTCAGTGGTCGGAGATGCACAAAAAGAAGTGTCAGGCGATATCTAAATCTGTGACCTTGCGTGCGAAAGCCATGGATCCCCATAAAAGCCTGGAGGAGGTGTTCAAAGCAAAGCTGAAAGAGAATCG GAACAATGACCGTAAAAGAGCAAAAGAGTATAAGAAAGAATTGGAGGAAATGAAGAAGAGAATACAAATAAGGCCCTATCTCTTCGAACAAGTTACCAAG GACCTTGCCAGGAAGGAAGCAGAACAACGGTATCGTGACACCCTGAGGCACGCTGGGCTCGATGAAGACTTTGTGAGGAACAAGGGTCAGGGCAACCAGGCTTTACAATGGAAAGAGCAATCAGAAGTCCGTGATTGTCCCAG gtag
- the FAM161B gene encoding protein FAM161B isoform X1, which produces MTVGRSAGDSDGAQWSRQIFPPKSSSDTEAEEELCGDGLVLPRAGKLSEFISPEEETDSTSDSTASFYETLQALRQKGRWCLLESLYLSDPDSDESLSEDDEDLESFFQDKGRGKPQVQSPPSPRCGSMRRCSSLSNLPSDLPKAKPQPPSSSRPLSQHRSISSWASSITVPQPFRMTLREAGKKAQWLASPASFEHERQQAQKQGQEEAECHRQFRAQPVPAHVYLPLYQEIMERNEARRQAGIQKRKELLLSSLKPFSFLGKDEQRKKAIQQRDLVATAKAKVPKQKATRRIPKSILEPALGDKLQEAELLRKIRIQMRALDMLQMASSPIASSSGRADSQPRIATRTREEKLGFLHTDFGFQPRVNPAVPDYEELYKAFQKRAAKRRDTQEVTRNKPFLLRTASLRRTPRPCDAAASEGRRESPQPPGTPLPRSRSLSGLASLSANTLPVHITDATRKRESAVRRSLEKKDKADQSTQWSEMHKKKCQAISKSVTLRAKAMDPHKSLEEVFKAKLKENRNNDRKRAKEYKKELEEMKKRIQIRPYLFEQVTKDLARKEAEQRYRDTLRHAGLDEDFVRNKGQGNQALQWKEQSEVRDCPRLKHGPFGDDKNDDTLITTMWVC; this is translated from the exons atatttccCCCCAAATCCTCCTCAGACACAGAGGCAGAAGAGGAGCTGTGTGGGGATGGGCTGGTTTTGCCCAGGGCTGGCAAACTCAGTGAGTTCATCAGCCCAGAGGAGGAGACAGATTCTACTTCTGACTCAACTGCGAGTTTTTACGAGACCCTGCAGGCACTAAGGCAGAAAGGCAGGTGGTGCCTGTTGGAATCCCTTTATCTGTCTGACCCAGACAGTGATGAAAGCCTCTCTGAAGATGATGAGGACCTGGAGAGTTTCTTCCAAGACAAAGGCAGGGGGAAGCCGCAGGTGCAGTCCCCCCCGTCTCCGAG GTGTGGCTCCATGAGGCGCTGCAGCTCCTTGAGCAACCTGCCCTCCGATCTTCCCAAGGCTAAGCCTCAGCCACCCTCcagctccaggcctctctcccagcACAGAAGCATCAGCTCCTGGGCATCATCCATCACCGTCCCTCAGCCGTTCCGCATGACGCTGCGCGAGGCCGGGAAGAAGGCCCAGTGGCTGGCCTCGCCTGCCTCCTTTGAGCATGAGAGGCAGCAGGCCCAGAAGCAGGGCCAGGAGGAGGCCGAGTGCCACCGGCAGTTCCGGGCACAGCCTGTGCCTGCACACGTCTACCTGCCCCTCTACCAGGAGATCATGGAGCGCAACGAGGCACGCAGGCAGGCAGGGATCCAGAAGAGGAAGGAGCTGCTTCTCTCTTCCTTGAAGCCCTTCAGCTTCCTGGGGAAGGACGAGCAGCGAAAGAAAGCCATTCAGCAGAGGGACCTGGTCGCCACAGCTAAGGCCAAAGTCCCCAAGCAGAAGGCCACCAGGAggatccccaagtccattctggAGCCAGCCCTTGGGGACAAACTCCAGG AAGCTGAGCTCTTGAGGAAAATTCGCATCCAGATGAGAGCCCTGGACATGCTCCAGATGGCCTCCTCCCCCATCGCTTCCTCCAGTGGCCGGGCTGACTCACAGCCTCGAATAGCCACCCGGACCCGGGAGGAGAAGCTTGGGTTTCTGCACACTGACTTTGGATTCCAGCCTCGGGTGAATCCTGCCGTCCCTGACTATGAAGAACTTTACAAGGCCTTCCAGAAAAGAGCTGCCAAGAGAAGAGACACCCAGGAGGTGACTCGCAACAAGCCCTTCTTGCTGAGAACCGCCAGTCTGCGTCGTACTCCTCGGCCCTGTGATGCTGCCGCCTCTGAAGGGAGGAGG GAATCTCCACAGCCACCCGGCACACCCCTACCAAGGAGTCGTTCTCTGAGTGGCCTTGCTTCCCTCTCTGCCAACACCCTCCCCGTGCACATCACAGACGCCACCAGGAAGAGGGAATCTGCAGTCAG ACGTTCACTTGAGAAAAAGGACAAAGCAGATCAAAGTACTCAGTGGTCGGAGATGCACAAAAAGAAGTGTCAGGCGATATCTAAATCTGTGACCTTGCGTGCGAAAGCCATGGATCCCCATAAAAGCCTGGAGGAGGTGTTCAAAGCAAAGCTGAAAGAGAATCG GAACAATGACCGTAAAAGAGCAAAAGAGTATAAGAAAGAATTGGAGGAAATGAAGAAGAGAATACAAATAAGGCCCTATCTCTTCGAACAAGTTACCAAG GACCTTGCCAGGAAGGAAGCAGAACAACGGTATCGTGACACCCTGAGGCACGCTGGGCTCGATGAAGACTTTGTGAGGAACAAGGGTCAGGGCAACCAGGCTTTACAATGGAAAGAGCAATCAGAAGTCCGTGATTGTCCCAG ACTCAAACATGGTCCTTTTGGTGATGACAAGAATGATGATACTCTGATAACTACCATGTGGGTTTGCTAG
- the FAM161B gene encoding protein FAM161B isoform X2 yields the protein MTVGRSAGDSDGAQWSRQIFPPKSSSDTEAEEELCGDGLVLPRAGKLSEFISPEEETDSTSDSTASFYETLQALRQKGRWCLLESLYLSDPDSDESLSEDDEDLESFFQDKGRGKPQVQSPPSPRCGSMRRCSSLSNLPSDLPKAKPQPPSSSRPLSQHRSISSWASSITVPQPFRMTLREAGKKAQWLASPASFEHERQQAQKQGQEEAECHRQFRAQPVPAHVYLPLYQEIMERNEARRQAGIQKRKELLLSSLKPFSFLGKDEQRKKAIQQRDLVATAKAKVPKQKATRRIPKSILEPALGDKLQEAELLRKIRIQMRALDMLQMASSPIASSSGRADSQPRIATRTREEKLGFLHTDFGFQPRVNPAVPDYEELYKAFQKRAAKRRDTQEVTRNKPFLLRTASLRRTPRPCDAAASEGRRESPQPPGTPLPRSRSLSGLASLSANTLPVHITDATRKRESAVRRSLEKKDKADQSTQWSEMHKKKCQAISKSVTLRAKAMDPHKSLEEVFKAKLKENRNNDRKRAKEYKKELEEMKKRIQIRPYLFEQVTKDLARKEAEQRYRDTLRHAGLDEDFVRNKGQGNQALQWKEQSEVRDCPSTHETT from the exons atatttccCCCCAAATCCTCCTCAGACACAGAGGCAGAAGAGGAGCTGTGTGGGGATGGGCTGGTTTTGCCCAGGGCTGGCAAACTCAGTGAGTTCATCAGCCCAGAGGAGGAGACAGATTCTACTTCTGACTCAACTGCGAGTTTTTACGAGACCCTGCAGGCACTAAGGCAGAAAGGCAGGTGGTGCCTGTTGGAATCCCTTTATCTGTCTGACCCAGACAGTGATGAAAGCCTCTCTGAAGATGATGAGGACCTGGAGAGTTTCTTCCAAGACAAAGGCAGGGGGAAGCCGCAGGTGCAGTCCCCCCCGTCTCCGAG GTGTGGCTCCATGAGGCGCTGCAGCTCCTTGAGCAACCTGCCCTCCGATCTTCCCAAGGCTAAGCCTCAGCCACCCTCcagctccaggcctctctcccagcACAGAAGCATCAGCTCCTGGGCATCATCCATCACCGTCCCTCAGCCGTTCCGCATGACGCTGCGCGAGGCCGGGAAGAAGGCCCAGTGGCTGGCCTCGCCTGCCTCCTTTGAGCATGAGAGGCAGCAGGCCCAGAAGCAGGGCCAGGAGGAGGCCGAGTGCCACCGGCAGTTCCGGGCACAGCCTGTGCCTGCACACGTCTACCTGCCCCTCTACCAGGAGATCATGGAGCGCAACGAGGCACGCAGGCAGGCAGGGATCCAGAAGAGGAAGGAGCTGCTTCTCTCTTCCTTGAAGCCCTTCAGCTTCCTGGGGAAGGACGAGCAGCGAAAGAAAGCCATTCAGCAGAGGGACCTGGTCGCCACAGCTAAGGCCAAAGTCCCCAAGCAGAAGGCCACCAGGAggatccccaagtccattctggAGCCAGCCCTTGGGGACAAACTCCAGG AAGCTGAGCTCTTGAGGAAAATTCGCATCCAGATGAGAGCCCTGGACATGCTCCAGATGGCCTCCTCCCCCATCGCTTCCTCCAGTGGCCGGGCTGACTCACAGCCTCGAATAGCCACCCGGACCCGGGAGGAGAAGCTTGGGTTTCTGCACACTGACTTTGGATTCCAGCCTCGGGTGAATCCTGCCGTCCCTGACTATGAAGAACTTTACAAGGCCTTCCAGAAAAGAGCTGCCAAGAGAAGAGACACCCAGGAGGTGACTCGCAACAAGCCCTTCTTGCTGAGAACCGCCAGTCTGCGTCGTACTCCTCGGCCCTGTGATGCTGCCGCCTCTGAAGGGAGGAGG GAATCTCCACAGCCACCCGGCACACCCCTACCAAGGAGTCGTTCTCTGAGTGGCCTTGCTTCCCTCTCTGCCAACACCCTCCCCGTGCACATCACAGACGCCACCAGGAAGAGGGAATCTGCAGTCAG ACGTTCACTTGAGAAAAAGGACAAAGCAGATCAAAGTACTCAGTGGTCGGAGATGCACAAAAAGAAGTGTCAGGCGATATCTAAATCTGTGACCTTGCGTGCGAAAGCCATGGATCCCCATAAAAGCCTGGAGGAGGTGTTCAAAGCAAAGCTGAAAGAGAATCG GAACAATGACCGTAAAAGAGCAAAAGAGTATAAGAAAGAATTGGAGGAAATGAAGAAGAGAATACAAATAAGGCCCTATCTCTTCGAACAAGTTACCAAG GACCTTGCCAGGAAGGAAGCAGAACAACGGTATCGTGACACCCTGAGGCACGCTGGGCTCGATGAAGACTTTGTGAGGAACAAGGGTCAGGGCAACCAGGCTTTACAATGGAAAGAGCAATCAGAAGTCCGTGATTGTCCCAG CACTCATGAAACTACGTAA